In the genome of Cryptomeria japonica chromosome 8, Sugi_1.0, whole genome shotgun sequence, one region contains:
- the LOC131050600 gene encoding cytochrome P450 720B2-like, translating to MGKEQMFMALYSFSQSNVFLTGFVLGAVWIVSRLWTRCRSNKISSCKLPPGSNGWPFIGENITFFKAINSTTNHPRQFSIDREKRYGPVFRSNLFGSAKTIVSVDAEFNKYVLQNEGRLFQAKYPSSNNNLVGKYGMVTVHGELQRKLHATAVNLLKAEKMSSDFMDDIQNALSTAMEKWADMKDIHLQHECHKIVLNLMAKKLLDLTPSQEMDGIYKAFKDFARALVCLPINIPGSTYYKGMKARNVIIRTIHECIKERREHPEVERNDLLTKLLKDGSLSDEIIADFLVFFLFAGFETSSTAMAFSIMFLTQNRQALQELTDEHFSLLKSKGNEKITWEDYMSMKFTHCVIKETLRLGNVAPLLPREAKQDIKIKDFVIPKGWSILVFLNATHLDEKYYHEALTFNPWRWQNEGHELSDKACFMPFGKGGRLCPGYHLARLEIALFIHNFITKFRWEKLEDDHISYFPAPTLVKGLPIHVYPNSLQYMDGKMG from the exons ATGGGGAAAGAGCAAATGTTTATGGCACTCTATTCTTTTTCTCAGAGCAATGTCTTTTTAACTGGATTTGTACTTGGTGCAGTGTGGATAGTATCAAGACTATGGACCAGATGCAGAAGCAATAAAATAAGTTCCTGTAAATTACCACCAGGATCTAATGGATGGCCTTTCATTGGAGAAAACATCACTTTTTTTAAAGCTATCAATTCTACTACTAATCATCCACGTCAATTTTCTATAGATCGAGAGAAAAG GTATGGGCCAGTGTTTAGATCTAATTTGTTTGGAAGTGCAAAAACAATTGTATCAGTGGATGCAGAGTTTAATAAATATGTGCTTCAAAATGAGGGAAGGTTGTTCCAAGCCAAATACCCCTCTAGTAACAACAATCTAGTAGGCAAATATGGCATGGTCACTGTCCATGGGGAACTCCAAAGGAAGCTCCATGCAACAGCTGTTAACTTATTGAAGGCTGAGAAGATGAGTTCTGATTTCATGGATGACATCCAAAATGCCTTGTCCACAGCAATGGAAAAATGGGCAGACATGAAAGACATCCATCTTCAACATGAGTGTCACAAG ATTGTTTTAAACTTGATGGCAAAAAAATTGTTGGACTTAACTCCTTCACAAGAAATGGATGGAATTTACAAGGCTTTTAAGGATTTTGCCAGGGCTCTTGTTTGCCTTCCAATCAATATCCCAGGATCCACTTACTATAAAGGAATGAAG GCAAGAAATGTTATCATAAGAACAATCCATGAGTGTATAAAGGAAAGAAGGGAGCATCCAGAAGTGGAGCGAAATGATCTCTTAACCAAACTTTTGAAGGATGGATCTCTTTCTGATGAAATAATTGCAGATTTCTTAGTGTTTTTCCTATTTGCAGGATTTGAAACTTCATCCACAGCCATGGCATTTTCTATAATGTTTCTCACTCAGAATCGACAAGCACTCCAAGAACTCACA GATGAACATTTTTCTCTGTTAAAGTCCAAAGGCAATGAAAAGATAACATGGGAAGACTACATGTCAATGAAATTCACTCATTGT GTAATAAAAGAAACTCTTCGGCTTGGTAATGTTGCTCCACTACTTCCTAGAGAAGCTAAACAAGATATAAAAATAAAAG ACTTTGTGATACCCAAAGGATGGTCGATTCTTGTTTTCTTGAATGCCACCCATTTGGATGAAAAGTACTACCATGAAGCTCTTACATTCAACCCATGGCGTTGGCAAAATGAGGGCCAT GAGCTATCTGACAAAGCATGCTTTATGCCATTTGGTAAAGGTGGGAGGCTATGCCCAGGATATCATTTAGCTAGATTAGAAATTGCTCTTTTCATCCACAACTTCATTACAAAATTCAG ATGGGAGAAGTTAGAAGATGATCATATAAGCTATTTTCCTGCTCCTACATTAGTGAAGGGTCTTCCGATTCATGTTTATCCAAATTCTCTCCAATATATGGATGGCAAGATGGGATGA